A single region of the Arthrobacter sp. zg-Y20 genome encodes:
- a CDS encoding tripartite tricarboxylate transporter substrate-binding protein: MKKTIRTGLFALVVAVVTVLAFVNAAASGGTATARSKLTLIAPAAPGGGWDGFAREAQQALRSNGVVNNPQVVNVPGAGGTIGLSQFVQTPGREDALLVTGGVMVGAIELADNPESMADVVPIARLADDYAVLVVPADSEIQTLADFLDAWKANPGANSIGGGSLGSIDHLLSGLLAQKSGIDPRDVNYVAYSGGGEALTSLLSHTTVAGMSGYNEVADQIEAGTLRALAISSEERLDGVDVPTFMEQGVDVSMSNWRGVVAAPGISDEAKAEFIAIITEMRDSEEWKDTLERNSWTDSFATGEEFEAFIEEEVSTAQSIVKELGL, translated from the coding sequence ATGAAAAAGACCATTCGCACCGGGCTTTTCGCCCTGGTCGTAGCCGTGGTCACGGTGCTGGCGTTCGTCAACGCAGCAGCATCCGGCGGCACGGCAACCGCACGCAGCAAACTCACGCTCATCGCTCCGGCCGCCCCCGGAGGCGGCTGGGACGGGTTTGCCCGCGAGGCGCAGCAGGCGCTCCGCAGCAACGGCGTGGTGAACAATCCGCAGGTAGTCAACGTGCCCGGCGCCGGCGGCACCATCGGCCTGAGCCAGTTTGTCCAGACCCCGGGGCGCGAAGACGCGCTGCTGGTCACCGGAGGCGTGATGGTGGGGGCCATCGAACTGGCAGACAATCCAGAGTCCATGGCCGACGTCGTGCCCATCGCCCGCCTCGCGGACGATTACGCCGTGCTGGTGGTCCCGGCCGACTCCGAAATCCAGACCCTGGCCGACTTCCTCGACGCGTGGAAGGCGAACCCGGGCGCCAACTCGATAGGCGGCGGGTCCCTGGGATCCATCGACCACCTGCTCAGCGGACTGCTGGCCCAAAAGAGCGGCATTGATCCCCGGGACGTGAACTATGTGGCGTACTCCGGCGGCGGCGAAGCCCTGACCTCCCTGCTGTCCCACACCACCGTGGCCGGCATGTCCGGCTACAACGAGGTGGCGGACCAGATCGAAGCCGGCACCCTCCGGGCACTGGCCATCTCCTCGGAGGAACGGCTCGACGGCGTTGATGTGCCCACCTTCATGGAGCAGGGAGTGGACGTGTCCATGTCCAACTGGCGCGGCGTCGTCGCAGCCCCCGGCATCTCGGACGAGGCGAAGGCCGAATTCATCGCCATCATCACCGAAATGCGCGACTCCGAGGAATGGAAGGACACGCTGGAACGCAACAGCTGGACGGACAGCTTTGCCACCGGCGAGGAATTCGAAGCCTTCATCGAAGAAGAAGTTTCCACGGCACAGTCAATCGTGAAGGAGCTGGGACTATGA
- a CDS encoding tripartite tricarboxylate transporter TctB family protein, with protein sequence MSLAQDKPAPVQQSTNRRGGALEGRSELIVVAVLYAIAVFLAVGTATMNVQGSATPGPQFFPILVCVALFAVATALAISIIRRPVIPDTRIHPGRGNFSGAMLDDLSGEHEFAAEHPAAGEGQRNWKTYSDWRTVGLVVGGVVVFTAALNILGWILSAAFLFWVICYAMGSKRPGFDVGVSLLFASAVQLAFSAGLGLNLPSGFLGGML encoded by the coding sequence ATGAGCCTCGCCCAGGACAAACCGGCACCCGTGCAGCAGTCCACCAACCGGCGCGGGGGCGCACTGGAAGGCCGCAGCGAACTGATTGTCGTAGCGGTCCTCTACGCCATAGCCGTCTTCCTGGCGGTCGGCACCGCCACCATGAACGTGCAGGGCAGTGCAACACCCGGGCCGCAGTTCTTCCCCATCCTGGTCTGCGTGGCCCTGTTCGCCGTCGCCACCGCCCTGGCGATCTCGATAATCCGCCGTCCCGTCATCCCCGACACCCGGATCCACCCCGGCCGCGGCAACTTCTCCGGCGCCATGCTGGACGACCTTTCCGGCGAACACGAATTCGCCGCCGAACACCCCGCAGCAGGGGAGGGGCAGCGGAACTGGAAAACCTACTCCGACTGGCGCACCGTGGGCCTGGTGGTGGGCGGCGTGGTGGTCTTTACCGCCGCGCTGAACATCCTGGGCTGGATCCTCAGCGCCGCGTTCCTGTTCTGGGTGATCTGCTACGCCATGGGCAGCAAGCGCCCCGGCTTTGACGTGGGGGTATCCCTGCTCTTCGCCTCTGCCGTGCAGCTGGCCTTCAGCGCCGGCCTCGGCCTCAACCTGCCCTCCGGCTTCCTGGGAGGGATGCTCTGA
- a CDS encoding tripartite tricarboxylate transporter permease gives MDQLALLFEGFAHALTPVNLLWVLIGAVLGTAVGVLPGLGSAMAVALLLPVTFSLEPTAAFIMFAGIYFGGLFGDSTAGILLNTPGNSSAIASTFEGHRMAKNGHAAKALATAAIGAFIGGLIATTLVVFFAPTLVKLATVFGPAEYFALAVFAFLAISAVVSESVIRGVAALGIGLALALVGIDGPSGTARFTLGMPQLFDGISVIVITVGLLALGEVFHVASRIHRDPVATRIESGGNARINFKDFRKALPSWLRGTAFGAPFGLIPAGGAEVPTFLAYGTEKQLAKRRKDPEFGTTGSIKGLAAPEAASNATAGTAMGALLALGLPTSATAAIMLAAFQQYGMQPGPLLFERSGDLVWALLASLFIGLVMLLIINLPFASVWAKLLSIPRHYLYAGITVFSVLGVYAVSSSLIDLWLLIGIGLVGFMMRRYGIPLAPLLIAVILGPMAETELRRALAVSEGDLGILVGSPITVTLYLVLVAALVVSALQHLRHRRNDRRVPDAEPEHETV, from the coding sequence ATGGATCAGCTCGCACTGCTTTTTGAAGGGTTCGCCCACGCGCTGACCCCCGTAAACCTGCTCTGGGTGCTTATCGGCGCGGTGCTGGGCACCGCCGTCGGCGTCCTGCCCGGCCTCGGCTCCGCCATGGCGGTGGCCCTGCTGCTGCCGGTGACCTTCTCACTGGAACCCACCGCGGCGTTCATTATGTTCGCCGGCATCTACTTCGGCGGACTGTTTGGCGATTCCACGGCAGGCATCCTGCTGAACACGCCGGGCAACTCCTCAGCCATTGCCTCCACCTTCGAGGGCCACCGAATGGCTAAGAACGGACACGCCGCCAAGGCGCTGGCCACCGCGGCCATCGGCGCCTTCATCGGCGGCCTGATCGCCACCACCCTGGTGGTGTTCTTCGCCCCCACGCTGGTGAAGCTGGCCACCGTGTTCGGGCCGGCCGAATACTTCGCGCTGGCCGTCTTCGCGTTCCTGGCCATCTCCGCGGTGGTCTCCGAATCCGTGATCCGCGGTGTGGCTGCCCTGGGCATCGGCCTGGCCCTGGCGCTGGTGGGCATCGACGGCCCCAGCGGCACCGCCCGGTTCACCCTCGGCATGCCGCAGCTGTTTGACGGGATCTCTGTCATTGTCATCACCGTGGGCCTGCTCGCGCTGGGTGAAGTCTTCCATGTGGCCTCGCGGATCCACCGCGACCCCGTCGCCACCCGGATCGAGTCCGGCGGCAACGCCCGGATCAACTTCAAGGACTTCCGCAAGGCACTGCCGTCCTGGCTGCGCGGCACCGCTTTCGGAGCCCCCTTCGGGCTGATCCCGGCCGGCGGCGCCGAAGTCCCCACCTTCCTGGCGTACGGCACCGAAAAGCAGCTCGCCAAGCGCCGGAAGGACCCGGAGTTCGGCACCACCGGCTCCATCAAGGGGCTGGCCGCACCGGAAGCGGCATCCAACGCCACCGCGGGTACCGCGATGGGCGCGCTGCTGGCCCTGGGCCTGCCGACGTCGGCCACCGCCGCCATCATGCTGGCCGCCTTCCAGCAGTACGGCATGCAGCCCGGCCCGCTGCTGTTCGAACGCAGCGGAGACCTGGTCTGGGCGCTGCTGGCTTCGCTGTTCATCGGCCTGGTGATGCTGCTGATCATCAACCTGCCGTTCGCCAGCGTGTGGGCCAAGCTGCTGAGCATTCCCCGGCACTACCTCTACGCCGGCATCACCGTGTTCTCGGTGCTGGGCGTCTACGCGGTGAGTTCCTCCCTGATCGACCTGTGGCTGCTCATCGGCATCGGCCTGGTCGGCTTCATGATGCGCCGCTACGGCATTCCGTTGGCACCGTTGCTAATCGCCGTCATCCTGGGTCCGATGGCGGAAACGGAACTGCGGCGCGCCCTGGCTGTATCCGAGGGGGACCTCGGCATCCTGGTGGGCAGTCCCATCACCGTCACGCTCTACCTGGTGCTGGTCGCGGCACTGGTAGTCAGTGCCCTGCAGCACCTGCGCCACCGCCGCAATGACCGTCGGGTTCCCGACGCCGAGCCGGAGCACGAAACGGTGTAG
- a CDS encoding sugar-binding transcriptional regulator, with product MDARENQALDAVKLYYEAGLSQSEVAERLGLSRPTVSKLIQYGKDRGYVSIRIHDPREAESSLAAELREVFGLRDVRLAVVPENGTDLVGQLGKVGAAVLAENVNDGDTVGVTWGQTMYSVARNLSRQERSGVEIIQLKGGVSYTTRVTNDFETITLFCNAFGAFARTLPLPVIFDSVEVKRLVEAEKHIQRVIEMGRDADVAVFTVGAIRADAMLFNLGYLSETEKAGIAARAVGDICSRFIDDDGNACVPQLDERTVGITLGDLRGIRTRLLVAGGEDKVAAIEAALRSGYATHLVIDAATAGQVLRATRQRAAS from the coding sequence ATGGACGCACGCGAGAACCAGGCGCTGGACGCGGTCAAGCTCTACTACGAAGCGGGGCTGTCCCAGAGCGAGGTGGCCGAGCGCCTGGGCCTGTCCAGGCCCACGGTGTCCAAGCTCATCCAGTACGGCAAGGACCGCGGATACGTCAGCATCCGCATCCACGACCCGCGGGAAGCGGAGTCCTCCCTCGCCGCAGAGCTGCGCGAGGTGTTCGGGCTCCGGGACGTCCGCCTCGCCGTCGTGCCCGAAAACGGAACGGACCTGGTGGGCCAGCTCGGGAAGGTGGGCGCCGCCGTGCTGGCCGAAAACGTGAACGACGGCGACACGGTGGGCGTGACTTGGGGGCAGACCATGTATTCGGTGGCCCGGAACCTCAGCCGGCAGGAGCGCAGCGGCGTGGAAATCATCCAGCTCAAGGGCGGGGTGTCCTACACCACCCGGGTGACCAACGACTTTGAAACCATCACGCTCTTCTGCAATGCCTTCGGTGCTTTTGCCCGTACCCTGCCGCTGCCGGTGATTTTCGACAGCGTGGAGGTCAAACGGCTGGTGGAGGCGGAGAAACACATTCAACGCGTCATCGAAATGGGCCGGGATGCCGACGTCGCCGTCTTCACCGTGGGCGCCATCCGCGCCGACGCCATGCTGTTCAACCTGGGCTACCTCAGCGAGACCGAGAAGGCCGGCATCGCAGCCCGCGCCGTTGGGGATATCTGCTCCCGGTTTATCGACGACGACGGCAACGCCTGCGTGCCGCAACTGGACGAGCGGACGGTCGGGATCACGCTGGGGGACCTGCGCGGAATCCGCACCCGGCTGCTGGTGGCCGGGGGAGAGGACAAGGTGGCCGCCATCGAGGCCGCGCTGCGGTCCGGCTACGCCACGCACCTGGTGATCGACGCCGCAACGGCAGGGCAGGTGCTGCGCGCCACCCGGCAGCGGGCGGCTTCCTAG
- the deoC gene encoding deoxyribose-phosphate aldolase, protein MSKISQLIDHTLLAPTATATQIETLVQEAVEHEFKTVCVNPAWVGLASRAAQGTPVGICTVVGFPLGASTTAVKVFETTDAIANGADEVDMVINIGWALAGAWDDVEAEIRAVVEAARGKALVKVILETCLLDAEQTEEASRCSVAAGADFVKTSTGFSKHGATVEAVRIMRETVGPDLGVKASGGVRTAEDLARMVEAGATRIGASAGASILAGSTI, encoded by the coding sequence ATGTCGAAGATTTCGCAGCTCATCGATCACACCCTGCTTGCCCCGACGGCAACCGCAACGCAGATCGAAACCCTTGTCCAGGAAGCCGTTGAACACGAGTTCAAGACGGTGTGCGTCAACCCGGCATGGGTTGGCCTGGCCAGCCGCGCCGCCCAAGGCACACCGGTAGGCATCTGCACCGTGGTCGGTTTCCCGCTGGGGGCATCCACCACCGCCGTCAAGGTTTTCGAAACCACCGACGCCATCGCCAACGGCGCGGACGAAGTGGACATGGTCATCAACATCGGCTGGGCACTCGCCGGTGCCTGGGACGACGTCGAAGCGGAGATCCGCGCCGTCGTCGAGGCCGCACGGGGCAAGGCCCTGGTCAAGGTCATCCTGGAAACCTGCCTGCTCGACGCCGAGCAGACCGAGGAAGCATCCCGCTGCAGCGTTGCCGCGGGTGCAGACTTCGTGAAGACTTCCACCGGCTTCTCCAAGCACGGCGCCACCGTGGAAGCGGTCCGCATCATGCGCGAAACGGTTGGCCCGGACCTTGGCGTGAAGGCTTCCGGCGGCGTCCGCACCGCCGAGGACCTGGCCCGCATGGTGGAGGCTGGCGCCACCCGCATCGGTGCTTCCGCCGGCGCAAGCATCCTCGCAGGCAGCACCATCTGA
- the fucP gene encoding L-fucose:H+ symporter permease, which translates to MLFKTSAVQQPDGYLSRIPWFQFLLISLCFPMWGAAASLNDILITQFKSVFTLSDLATAFVQSAFYGGYFIIAIPASRIIRRFTYKTGILIGLGVYILGCAAFFPASHMATYSMFLVALFAIAIGLSFLETACNTYSTLLGPKPTSTWRLNVSQTFTPIGSILGILLGKYLVFTDGDKLESQMATMSADEKVAFSADMLQRTLMPYKYIIMILVVVFIVVALTKFPHCKPLRDKTHEATARIGETLAYLARNKEFLRGIFAQFMYVGMQTAVWSFTIRLALNLDDSLNERSATNYMFFAFIAFFLGKVVANFLITRFDVNAVLMGFAVLGSLALVYVILVPNITAVWAAILVSGLFGPCWATIFGRTLDTITDKRHTETGGAVLVMAIVGGAVIPVVQGLASDLADSLQISFVVSLVCFLVVFMHFRHLRRSEARAGVAGTPERNPEHVSH; encoded by the coding sequence ATGCTCTTCAAGACCTCCGCCGTCCAGCAGCCGGACGGCTACCTCAGCCGTATCCCGTGGTTCCAGTTCCTGCTCATTTCGCTCTGCTTTCCGATGTGGGGCGCCGCTGCCAGCCTGAACGACATCCTCATCACGCAGTTCAAGTCCGTGTTCACCCTCTCGGACCTGGCCACCGCGTTTGTCCAGTCGGCGTTCTACGGCGGCTACTTCATCATCGCCATTCCGGCCTCACGGATCATCCGCCGTTTCACCTACAAGACCGGCATCCTGATCGGCCTGGGCGTTTACATCCTGGGCTGCGCGGCGTTTTTCCCGGCCTCGCACATGGCCACCTACAGCATGTTCCTGGTGGCGCTGTTCGCCATTGCCATTGGCCTCAGCTTCCTGGAGACGGCCTGCAACACGTACTCCACCCTGCTTGGTCCCAAGCCCACCTCCACATGGCGCCTGAACGTCTCCCAGACCTTCACCCCCATCGGCTCCATCCTGGGCATCCTGCTGGGCAAGTACCTGGTCTTCACCGACGGGGACAAGCTGGAAAGCCAGATGGCCACCATGTCGGCGGACGAGAAGGTTGCCTTCAGCGCGGACATGCTGCAGCGCACCCTGATGCCGTACAAATACATCATCATGATCCTCGTGGTCGTGTTCATTGTGGTGGCCCTGACTAAGTTCCCGCACTGCAAGCCGCTGCGCGACAAGACCCATGAAGCAACCGCGCGGATCGGCGAGACGCTGGCCTACCTGGCCCGGAACAAGGAATTCCTGCGTGGCATCTTCGCCCAGTTCATGTACGTGGGCATGCAGACCGCCGTTTGGTCCTTCACCATCCGGCTGGCCCTGAACCTGGACGATTCGCTCAACGAACGCAGCGCGACCAACTACATGTTCTTCGCCTTCATCGCGTTCTTCCTGGGCAAGGTTGTTGCCAACTTCCTGATTACCCGCTTCGACGTCAATGCGGTCCTGATGGGCTTCGCCGTCCTCGGCAGCCTGGCCCTCGTCTACGTGATCCTGGTTCCGAACATCACCGCCGTCTGGGCCGCCATCCTGGTCTCCGGCCTCTTCGGACCCTGCTGGGCCACCATCTTCGGCCGCACCCTGGACACCATCACGGACAAACGGCACACCGAAACCGGCGGCGCCGTGCTGGTCATGGCCATTGTCGGCGGCGCGGTCATCCCCGTCGTCCAGGGCCTGGCCTCGGACCTGGCCGACTCGCTGCAGATCTCCTTCGTGGTCTCCCTGGTCTGCTTCCTGGTGGTCTTTATGCACTTCCGCCACCTGCGCCGCAGCGAAGCCCGCGCCGGCGTCGCCGGCACCCCGGAAAGGAATCCCGAGCATGTATCGCATTAA
- a CDS encoding aldose 1-epimerase family protein: MYRINLDRSSFSAVKATLVESAEFTVTAFRYPSGVESVTVANSRGRVEVLPFLGQMVWDAEFDGVSLRMDSPFRQPYPATLVEDTYGCFAFHSGLLAAGCPAPEDTHPLHGEFPCADFDEAWLEITGDSVAVSGRYEYVKGFGNHYEAVPAVRLTAGSAMFDIDLSVTNLSAARTMPLQYMCHMNYAYSDGARMTQSLPDGAFRLRETVPAHVFPTPEWTVLNEAIRTGKVPADVVDASQGYDPEIVFLADNLPGGDELEFRLERTDGVTFCTRFSGAEFPVATRWLLHNPDQKVASFVLPGTSRPEGFLAAKAAGTLIELAPGATRSFHVSTGIKEKA, encoded by the coding sequence ATGTATCGCATTAACCTGGACCGGAGTTCCTTCTCCGCCGTCAAGGCAACCCTGGTGGAGTCCGCGGAGTTCACGGTCACCGCGTTCCGCTATCCCAGCGGCGTCGAATCCGTCACCGTGGCAAACTCCCGCGGCCGGGTCGAGGTCCTGCCGTTCCTGGGCCAGATGGTCTGGGATGCGGAGTTCGACGGCGTGAGCCTGCGGATGGACTCGCCCTTCCGGCAGCCCTATCCCGCCACGCTCGTCGAGGACACCTACGGCTGCTTCGCCTTCCACTCCGGACTGCTTGCCGCCGGCTGCCCCGCACCCGAAGACACCCACCCGCTGCACGGGGAGTTCCCATGCGCGGATTTTGACGAAGCGTGGCTGGAAATCACCGGCGATTCCGTGGCCGTCTCCGGACGCTACGAATACGTCAAGGGATTCGGGAACCATTACGAGGCCGTTCCCGCTGTCCGGCTGACCGCCGGTTCGGCCATGTTCGACATCGACCTGTCCGTGACCAACCTGTCCGCGGCCCGCACCATGCCGCTGCAGTACATGTGCCACATGAACTACGCCTACTCGGACGGGGCCCGCATGACGCAGTCCCTGCCCGACGGCGCGTTCCGGCTGCGGGAAACCGTCCCGGCACACGTATTCCCGACGCCGGAATGGACGGTCCTGAATGAGGCCATCCGCACCGGGAAGGTTCCCGCCGACGTGGTGGACGCTTCACAGGGCTACGACCCGGAAATCGTGTTCCTCGCGGATAACCTGCCCGGAGGGGATGAGCTGGAATTCCGGCTGGAGCGCACCGACGGCGTCACGTTCTGCACCCGGTTCTCCGGCGCCGAGTTCCCGGTGGCTACCCGCTGGCTGCTGCACAACCCGGACCAGAAAGTGGCCTCGTTTGTCCTGCCCGGCACCTCGCGGCCAGAAGGCTTCC